One genomic segment of Oscillospiraceae bacterium includes these proteins:
- the hrcA gene encoding heat-inducible transcriptional repressor HrcA: MDRKLSILMAIVDEYINTGEPVGSKAIAEIFGNTVSSATIRNDMAALTEMGFLEQPHTSAGRVPTVKAYRIYVDGITARRSVPARKKRIDEAVKELAADSNPAKNAGKALSELVGLPTLSARERAADKIACVRVIPISDQIFTVITVTENGRAANCPVRCRKRPSEAAVERFVQAASVTFAGMAVGDLNAAAIQTLGMREGEYLFELTGFTDALAETIETLGAPEINLAGEQNLFALSDYDTGQLRGLLHMLANHRILEQLLRNKSPGIGVAIGSEIPLPQLFGSALLTSQYGDPESPAKLGIIAPIRIDYKNMIAELEYFTHSVEKLLRDQENGGDTTDG, translated from the coding sequence ATGGACAGAAAACTCTCGATTCTGATGGCGATTGTCGATGAATATATCAATACCGGCGAGCCGGTCGGCTCCAAGGCGATTGCCGAGATTTTCGGCAACACCGTCTCTTCCGCTACGATTCGAAATGATATGGCGGCGCTCACCGAGATGGGATTTCTCGAACAACCGCATACTTCTGCGGGCAGGGTTCCGACCGTGAAGGCCTACCGCATCTACGTCGACGGCATCACGGCGAGGCGTTCGGTTCCGGCGCGTAAAAAGCGCATCGATGAGGCCGTCAAAGAACTCGCCGCCGACAGCAATCCGGCAAAAAACGCCGGAAAGGCGTTGTCTGAACTGGTTGGGCTTCCGACACTTTCCGCCAGAGAACGGGCCGCAGACAAGATCGCCTGTGTGCGCGTGATTCCGATTTCCGATCAGATTTTTACGGTGATCACAGTCACCGAAAACGGCAGGGCTGCCAACTGCCCGGTACGGTGCAGAAAGCGTCCGTCCGAAGCGGCGGTCGAGCGGTTTGTACAGGCCGCGTCCGTGACCTTTGCGGGCATGGCCGTGGGAGACCTGAACGCTGCGGCGATTCAGACGCTGGGGATGCGTGAGGGTGAATACCTGTTTGAACTGACCGGTTTTACCGACGCGCTGGCTGAGACAATCGAGACACTCGGCGCGCCCGAAATCAACCTGGCGGGCGAACAAAACCTCTTTGCACTGTCCGACTATGACACGGGACAACTGCGCGGTCTGCTGCACATGCTGGCCAACCATCGGATTTTGGAACAGCTGCTCCGGAACAAAAGCCCCGGCATCGGGGTTGCAATCGGTTCCGAAATTCCCCTGCCGCAGCTGTTCGGCTCGGCGTTACTTACTTCCCAATACGGCGATCCCGAATCGCCCGCAAAACTCGGTATCATCGCTCCGATAAGGATCGATTACAAAAATATGATTGCGGAGCTGGAATATTTCACGCACAGCGTCGAAAAGCTCCTGCGAGACCAAGAGAACGGAGGAGACACAACCGATGGATGA
- the grpE gene encoding nucleotide exchange factor GrpE — translation MDEEKVTPEENVEEETPKHFKKSSKQAEIDKLNAELAEAKNQLLRTAAEFDNYKKRTAREKDAIFAEVTALTIGKMIPVLDNLERAVEAGGDAEQIQKGVEMTLKQFSDALSTLGVGEIETNVGDPLDPNLHNAVMQTQNPELPEGCVGCVLAKGYKIGDRVIRHTQVAVTNQ, via the coding sequence ATGGATGAAGAGAAGGTCACACCCGAGGAAAACGTCGAGGAGGAAACCCCGAAACATTTTAAAAAATCCTCGAAGCAGGCCGAGATTGACAAACTAAACGCCGAGTTGGCAGAGGCCAAGAATCAGCTGTTGAGAACAGCGGCGGAATTCGACAACTACAAAAAGCGGACGGCACGTGAAAAAGACGCGATTTTTGCCGAGGTGACCGCACTGACGATCGGTAAGATGATTCCGGTGTTAGACAACCTCGAACGGGCCGTTGAGGCCGGCGGAGACGCCGAACAGATTCAAAAAGGCGTCGAGATGACGCTGAAACAGTTCTCCGACGCGCTTTCCACGCTCGGCGTCGGCGAGATCGAGACCAATGTCGGCGATCCGCTGGACCCCAATCTCCATAATGCCGTGATGCAGACGCAGAATCCCGAACTGCCCGAGGGCTGTGTGGGCTGCGTGCTGGCAAAGGGCTATAAAATCGGCGACCGTGTGATTCGTCACACGCAGGTCGCAGTCACCAATCAATAA
- the dnaK gene encoding molecular chaperone DnaK produces MSKVIGIDLGTTNSCVAVMEGGESVVIANAEGARTTPSVVAFSKTGERMVGQVAKRQAISNPDRTISSIKRQMGSDFTVNIDGKKYTPQEISAMILTKLKTDAEAYLGGKVTEAVITVPAYFTDAQRQATKDAGRIAGLEVKRIINEPTAAALAYGIDKENDQKIMVYDLGGGTFDVSIIEMGDGVQEVLATAGNNRLGGDDFDERVMNWMVAEFKRDSGIDLSGDKMAMQRLKEAAEKAKIELSGLTTSNINLPFITADATGPKHLDLTLTRAKFNELTGDLVDKTMGPMKQALTDAGLKPSDIHKVLLVGGSTRIPAVIDLVKSYMGTDPFKGINPDECVAVGAAIQAGVMTGDVKGMVLLDVTPLTLGIETMGGVCTPLIERNTTIPVKRSQIFSTAADGQTSVEVNVLQGERPMAADNKSMGRFHLDGIAPAPRGVPQIEVTFDIDANGIVNVSAKDLGTGKQQQVTITSSTNMSKDDIDKAVKDAEMFAEEDKKRREAIDIKNAGEQAVYQTENTIKELGDKLTEDEKKALEEKLEALKETLKGTDNDKIKADTEELQKKFYEVSTRIYQEAAKAQQEQQGAAPDQGPQGGGTVDDANYKDVTDEDKK; encoded by the coding sequence ATGTCAAAAGTTATCGGCATTGACCTTGGTACCACCAATTCCTGCGTGGCGGTTATGGAGGGCGGAGAATCCGTCGTCATCGCCAACGCCGAAGGCGCACGCACGACCCCGTCGGTCGTCGCCTTCTCCAAGACCGGCGAACGTATGGTCGGTCAGGTCGCCAAACGGCAGGCCATTTCGAATCCGGACCGCACCATCAGCTCAATTAAACGCCAGATGGGCAGCGATTTTACCGTAAACATCGACGGCAAAAAATATACCCCGCAGGAGATCTCCGCGATGATCCTGACCAAACTCAAGACCGATGCGGAAGCTTACTTGGGCGGCAAGGTAACCGAAGCGGTCATCACCGTTCCGGCCTACTTCACCGACGCACAGCGTCAGGCCACCAAGGATGCAGGCAGAATTGCCGGTCTTGAGGTCAAACGCATTATCAACGAGCCGACGGCGGCGGCGCTGGCCTACGGTATTGACAAGGAAAACGACCAGAAGATCATGGTTTATGACCTTGGCGGCGGCACCTTCGACGTCTCGATCATCGAAATGGGCGACGGCGTTCAGGAAGTTCTGGCCACGGCGGGCAACAACCGTCTGGGTGGCGACGACTTCGACGAGCGCGTGATGAACTGGATGGTCGCCGAATTCAAACGCGACAGCGGCATCGACCTGTCCGGCGACAAGATGGCTATGCAGCGGCTCAAGGAAGCTGCCGAAAAGGCCAAGATCGAGCTCTCCGGCCTGACTACCTCCAACATCAATCTGCCGTTTATTACGGCGGATGCGACCGGTCCGAAACACCTCGATCTGACGCTCACCAGAGCGAAATTCAACGAACTGACCGGAGACCTCGTCGACAAGACGATGGGCCCGATGAAACAAGCGCTCACCGACGCGGGTCTGAAGCCCTCCGATATCCATAAGGTGCTTTTGGTCGGCGGCTCCACCCGTATTCCGGCGGTCATCGATCTGGTTAAATCCTACATGGGCACCGACCCGTTTAAGGGAATCAATCCCGACGAGTGCGTGGCGGTCGGCGCAGCGATTCAAGCCGGTGTTATGACCGGAGACGTTAAGGGCATGGTGCTGCTCGACGTAACCCCGCTGACGTTGGGCATCGAGACCATGGGCGGCGTCTGCACGCCGTTGATTGAGCGCAACACGACCATTCCGGTCAAGCGCAGCCAGATCTTCTCGACAGCAGCCGACGGTCAGACCTCGGTTGAAGTCAACGTTTTACAGGGCGAACGTCCGATGGCGGCCGACAACAAGAGCATGGGTCGTTTCCATCTCGACGGCATCGCACCGGCTCCGAGAGGCGTACCGCAGATTGAAGTCACCTTCGACATCGACGCCAACGGCATTGTCAACGTCTCGGCAAAAGACCTCGGCACCGGAAAACAGCAGCAAGTGACCATCACGTCTTCGACCAACATGTCCAAGGACGACATCGACAAGGCCGTCAAGGATGCCGAGATGTTCGCGGAAGAGGACAAAAAGCGCCGTGAGGCCATCGACATCAAGAATGCCGGTGAGCAGGCGGTCTATCAGACCGAGAACACCATTAAGGAACTCGGCGACAAGCTGACCGAAGATGAAAAGAAGGCGCTGGAAGAGAAACTCGAAGCGCTGAAAGAAACCCTCAAAGGCACCGACAACGATAAGATCAAGGCGGACACCGAAGAGCTTCAGAAGAAGTTCTACGAGGTCTCGACCCGCATCTATCAGGAGGCAGCAAAGGCCCAGCAGGAGCAGCAAGGCGCTGCACCCGATCAGGGCCCGCAGGGCGGCGGAACGGTCGACGACGCCAATTATAAAGACGTCACAGACGAGGACAAAAAGTAG
- the dnaJ gene encoding molecular chaperone DnaJ: protein MADKRDFYEVLGVQKGASDEDIKKAYRQAAKKYHPDLNPGDKTAESKFKEINEAYEVLSDKDKRARYDQYGHAGVDPNYGAGQGGYNPFTGGAGGFNGDLGDIFESFFGGFGGFSGGGSRRTQNGPMRGSDIEAHVMLSFEESATGCKKTVDFSRVEDCDQCGGTGAAPGTTPKTCDQCGGRGQVRVTQQTPFGVVQTAKVCPSCNGTGKTIEKPCTKCNGQGRVRRSHKISVDIPAGVDNGSVVTVRGQGNSGANGGPAGDLLIVVSVRPHPIFERDGNDLWEELTITFAQAALGAEIMVPTLDGKIALKVPSGTQFGHTFRVKDKGIPDVHGRGKGSLYIKVKIEVPTKLTSQQQELLRQFDTGAAATEKKKKWR from the coding sequence ATGGCTGACAAACGGGATTTTTACGAGGTTCTCGGCGTGCAGAAGGGCGCGTCCGATGAGGACATAAAAAAGGCCTACCGACAGGCCGCTAAAAAATATCACCCCGACCTGAACCCCGGCGACAAGACCGCAGAGTCGAAGTTTAAGGAGATCAACGAGGCCTACGAGGTGCTGTCCGACAAGGATAAACGCGCGCGCTATGACCAATACGGGCATGCGGGCGTCGATCCCAATTACGGCGCGGGACAGGGCGGGTATAATCCGTTTACCGGTGGTGCGGGCGGATTTAACGGTGACCTCGGCGATATCTTCGAGAGCTTTTTCGGCGGATTCGGCGGATTCAGCGGCGGTGGAAGCCGTAGGACACAGAACGGTCCGATGCGCGGAAGCGATATCGAGGCTCATGTGATGCTGTCATTTGAGGAATCTGCAACCGGTTGTAAGAAAACCGTCGATTTTTCCCGTGTAGAGGACTGCGACCAATGCGGCGGCACGGGTGCGGCACCGGGCACAACGCCCAAAACCTGCGACCAATGCGGCGGCAGAGGTCAGGTGCGTGTCACCCAACAGACCCCGTTCGGCGTTGTTCAAACCGCTAAGGTCTGCCCGTCGTGCAACGGAACCGGGAAAACTATCGAAAAACCCTGTACCAAGTGTAACGGTCAGGGCAGGGTGCGGCGCTCGCACAAAATCTCGGTGGATATTCCTGCCGGTGTTGACAACGGCTCGGTGGTCACGGTGCGCGGACAGGGCAATTCGGGTGCAAACGGCGGTCCGGCGGGTGATCTGTTGATCGTGGTTTCGGTGCGTCCGCATCCGATTTTCGAGCGCGACGGCAACGACCTCTGGGAGGAACTGACCATCACATTCGCACAGGCGGCACTCGGCGCGGAAATTATGGTACCGACACTTGACGGGAAAATCGCATTAAAGGTTCCGTCGGGCACCCAATTCGGGCACACATTCCGGGTCAAGGATAAGGGAATTCCAGATGTGCACGGACGCGGCAAGGGTTCGCTGTACATCAAGGTCAAAATTGAGGTGCCGACCAAGCTGACTTCGCAGCAGCAGGAACTGCTGCGTCAGTTTGACACCGGTGCTGCAGCCACCGAAAAGAAGAAAAAGTGGAGATAA
- the prmA gene encoding 50S ribosomal protein L11 methyltransferase has product MQLSEITVTVEQKDLETAQDIAVAVADSGIYVEDYSDLEQGCFQITGMKLIDEELLKKDREHAVIHIYFNADVDVEEKKERLKTLLSDVGVGFDFGEREIVEDDWSEAWKKYYHAVTAGKFKVVPCWEEYEPKDGEIVLTLDPGMAFGTGTHESTRLCLEMVGESVKGGERFLDIGTGSGILSIGALLAGAKEARAFDIDPVAVKMSRSNIELNGLGDRFEVKQGGADDSFGNGFDIITANIVADVIIAILPTVKKLIKRGGIFITSGIIDRYADDVVKAAEAHGFVIETRRSDNGWTGIRMIAG; this is encoded by the coding sequence ATGCAGCTTTCAGAGATCACCGTGACCGTGGAACAAAAAGACCTTGAGACCGCGCAGGATATCGCCGTCGCAGTGGCCGACAGCGGGATCTATGTCGAGGATTATTCCGATCTTGAACAAGGGTGCTTTCAAATCACCGGTATGAAATTGATCGACGAGGAATTGCTGAAAAAAGACCGCGAGCACGCGGTGATCCATATTTATTTCAATGCCGATGTGGACGTTGAGGAGAAAAAGGAGCGCTTGAAAACGCTCCTTTCCGATGTGGGCGTCGGCTTTGATTTTGGCGAGCGCGAAATCGTCGAGGACGACTGGAGCGAGGCCTGGAAAAAGTATTACCACGCGGTTACGGCGGGAAAGTTCAAAGTCGTCCCGTGTTGGGAGGAATACGAACCAAAAGACGGCGAGATTGTGCTGACCCTCGACCCGGGAATGGCCTTTGGAACCGGCACGCACGAGAGCACACGGCTGTGTCTCGAGATGGTCGGCGAGAGCGTCAAAGGCGGCGAGCGGTTTCTCGACATCGGCACCGGCAGCGGGATTTTGTCCATCGGCGCGCTGCTGGCGGGTGCAAAAGAAGCCCGTGCGTTCGATATTGATCCCGTGGCGGTGAAAATGAGCCGTTCTAATATTGAACTGAACGGATTGGGCGACCGGTTCGAGGTCAAGCAGGGTGGTGCGGATGATTCGTTTGGAAATGGGTTTGACATCATTACCGCCAATATCGTGGCCGACGTGATTATCGCGATTCTGCCGACTGTGAAAAAACTGATCAAAAGGGGCGGTATTTTTATCACCAGCGGCATTATTGACCGATATGCCGACGATGTCGTCAAAGCCGCAGAAGCACACGGATTTGTCATCGAGACCCGGCGGTCGGATAACGGCTGGACGGGGATTAGGATGATCGCGGGGTAA
- a CDS encoding RNA polymerase sigma factor has protein sequence MGFEDLLTGCKSALQRFVYYKLPVKADADDVIQEICLRAYQKFDTLRDKSVFKAWILGIARNACSDYFRQKAKQLEIPLESVSESVLAQSRSGLREISAVRETLDALGDKDKQILYLYYFRELPQADIAKRLGVPVGTVKSRLHTARANFKEHYPFPPKEAKGAKAMLNFPDILPEYKIAKSNKTPFSVRWEENLGMFIVPRVGEKINWAMYDFPARNLTGLDEVEAVSKAVVHGVEGVEITSVWHDPNAKNSDRTEHSYVIQMTDTHISYLAERYLKNGVRHYLTFLDGDEFLDEWGMGKDNCGKEINIAPKGLIQRDGNTVTCEHPNEALDVVGRYTLTLAEKVYDTICVMFLDDGVATEQFLDPNGRTILWRRFNRDDWALERYKQRWTERFPENERLTINGRTFVHWYDCITDYIL, from the coding sequence ATGGGCTTCGAAGACCTGCTCACCGGGTGCAAAAGCGCCTTGCAACGCTTCGTGTATTACAAACTGCCCGTGAAAGCCGACGCGGACGATGTGATACAGGAAATCTGTCTGCGTGCCTATCAAAAATTCGATACGCTGCGCGACAAATCCGTTTTCAAAGCGTGGATTTTGGGCATCGCCCGCAACGCCTGCAGCGATTATTTCCGCCAAAAAGCAAAGCAGCTCGAAATTCCGCTTGAAAGCGTATCCGAATCCGTCTTGGCACAAAGCCGCAGCGGATTGCGGGAAATCTCTGCGGTGCGCGAGACCCTTGACGCACTCGGCGACAAGGATAAGCAGATTTTATATCTGTATTATTTCCGCGAACTGCCGCAGGCTGATATTGCAAAGCGCCTCGGCGTTCCCGTCGGCACGGTTAAAAGCCGTTTGCATACTGCAAGGGCAAATTTCAAAGAGCATTATCCGTTTCCTCCGAAAGAAGCCAAAGGAGCAAAAGCTATGTTAAATTTCCCCGATATTTTACCCGAATATAAAATTGCGAAATCAAATAAAACACCCTTCTCCGTCCGCTGGGAGGAAAACCTGGGTATGTTCATCGTCCCGCGCGTCGGCGAAAAAATCAACTGGGCGATGTACGACTTCCCCGCCCGTAACCTGACCGGTCTCGACGAAGTTGAAGCGGTCTCAAAAGCCGTCGTCCATGGCGTAGAGGGGGTCGAAATCACCTCGGTCTGGCACGACCCGAACGCAAAAAATTCCGACCGCACCGAGCACTCCTACGTCATTCAAATGACCGATACCCACATCAGCTATCTGGCAGAGCGCTATCTCAAAAACGGCGTTCGCCATTACCTCACCTTCCTCGATGGCGACGAATTTCTCGACGAATGGGGCATGGGCAAGGACAATTGCGGAAAAGAAATCAATATCGCGCCCAAAGGTCTAATTCAAAGAGACGGTAACACCGTCACCTGTGAACACCCGAATGAAGCCCTTGATGTCGTCGGGCGCTATACGCTGACCCTCGCTGAAAAAGTTTATGACACCATCTGCGTCATGTTTCTCGATGATGGCGTTGCCACCGAACAGTTCCTCGACCCAAACGGGCGCACCATCCTGTGGCGCCGTTTCAACCGCGACGACTGGGCGCTTGAACGCTACAAGCAGCGCTGGACGGAAAGATTTCCGGAAAACGAACGCCTTACCATCAACGGCCGAACCTTCGTCCACTGGTACGACTGCATCACCGATTATATTCTGTAA
- a CDS encoding GDP-mannose 4,6-dehydratase translates to MKILVTGGAGFIGSNMVNVLEQQGHDVVIIDNLSTGNIKNLKTNLPSTKFYLQDIRNPEIKKLFEIERPEIVVHFAAQASVIDSVKDPMLDEDINLKGIINLILSSVATGVKKFIFISTGGAIYGDADQVPTSETYLPDAVSPYALTKKTSENYLAVFHKLYSLNYTVLRLANVYGPRQMPKGECGVVPIFFEKCMKNEDAALLTYPDMPDGTYRDYVYVGDVCAAVLKCIDRGDCDIFNIGTGVSLSMRQIFEQIKTVVGSTNQLITKNPRLGDVRKSALDCRKAKQILGWQPQITFSEGLEHTYHHLKENK, encoded by the coding sequence ATGAAAATTCTTGTCACCGGCGGAGCCGGTTTTATCGGCTCAAACATGGTCAATGTTCTGGAGCAGCAAGGCCACGACGTGGTCATCATCGATAATCTCTCGACGGGCAATATCAAAAACCTCAAAACGAATCTCCCGTCTACAAAATTCTATCTTCAGGATATCCGCAACCCAGAGATCAAAAAGTTGTTTGAGATCGAACGCCCCGAAATCGTCGTCCACTTCGCCGCACAGGCCTCGGTTATCGACTCGGTCAAAGACCCGATGCTGGACGAGGACATCAACCTGAAAGGCATTATCAATCTGATTCTGTCCAGCGTCGCAACCGGCGTGAAAAAATTCATCTTCATCTCCACCGGCGGAGCGATTTACGGCGATGCCGACCAAGTTCCCACCTCCGAGACCTATCTGCCCGACGCCGTCTCACCTTATGCGCTCACGAAAAAGACCTCCGAAAATTACCTCGCCGTGTTTCACAAGCTGTACTCGCTCAACTATACGGTATTGCGCCTCGCCAATGTCTACGGTCCCCGCCAAATGCCCAAAGGCGAGTGCGGTGTAGTTCCGATTTTCTTTGAAAAATGCATGAAAAACGAAGATGCCGCCCTGCTGACCTACCCCGACATGCCCGACGGCACCTATCGGGACTATGTTTATGTCGGCGACGTCTGCGCGGCAGTTTTAAAATGTATTGACCGCGGGGACTGCGATATTTTTAATATCGGCACCGGCGTTTCGCTCTCCATGCGGCAAATTTTCGAACAAATCAAGACCGTCGTCGGCTCAACCAATCAATTGATCACCAAAAACCCCCGCCTCGGAGACGTCCGCAAAAGCGCACTGGATTGCCGCAAGGCAAAACAAATCCTCGGCTGGCAGCCCCAAATCACCTTTTCCGAAGGTTTAGAACATACTTATCATCACTTGAAAGAAAACAAGTAG